The stretch of DNA TCGATTACAAGATATATAAGGAATTCGGGCTGAACCTCGTAGCTGCGCTGCCTTTTGTGAAGGCCGCCTGCGCCGATGTGCTCGAAGGAAGGATGTATATCCGCGACAACCCGCTGGTGAATCGATACTTCAATAAGGAGATCCGCAGGCTGGCGGACCTTCTGGCGAGTCAGTAGAAGGAGGGAGAACTTATGCTTACTAGAGCCAAGATCAGCGATATGCAGCAGAAGGTTTCCCATCAGGTGACACCAGGCAGCTCCGAACAGGATATGGAGGAGCTGAAGAATAAGTACACGACGATCAGCTTTGAAGAGGCTCTGGAATTATGTCAGAAATATATTTCCAAGATTGCGACCCATGCGTTCCGGCGGGAGAATGACCCGGCGCGTAAGCGCGAGCTGACGAAATCTTATATCTTCGAATTCGTAGATTCCCAGCGTCCGACGGTAGAGGGCTATTATGATCTGCAATCGCTCAAGAGTGCACTGATTGATGAGATCACCCACTATGGCCCGATTACCCGGGCGATGGAGGACCCGAGCATTGACGAAATCCGGATTAACGGACCGGAGCAGATCTTCGTGGAGACGGGCGGGAGATCGCTGCCCTGGGATCATCACTTCAGTGACCGGGAGCATCTGGAGCGGATTATTTCCAAGCTCGTCGGGGTATCGAAGGTCCGGCTGACGCCGAAGATTCCGATGGTCAATGCCCGCACGATTGAAGGCTACCGGGTCAACGCGACCCATGCGGACATTTCGCCTTATGATATGCCGGCTGTAGTGATCCGGAAGTTCAGCAAGAAGAGCATTACACCGGAGATGATGATTCGCAATGAATCCTTCTCGGTGAACATGTTCCGGCTGCTCTCCCTCATCCCGAAGTCGGACCTGTCCTGGATTACAGTAGGACCGACGGGGAGCGGCAAAACGACGCTGAACGAGGTGCTGGTCAAGGAGATTAATCCGCTGTCCCGGATTATAACGATCGAGAACCCGTCCGAGATGAGGCTGCTGCGCCGGGAAGGCAACGAAGTCCACGGCCGAGTGATTAACGACGTGCTCCAGTACGAGTCCGTGCCGGACGATGATGACTCCAGCCCGGCTACGATGGAGAATCTGCTGATCAATGCGATGCGGCAGTCGCCGCACTGGATCGGTCCGGGCGAGCTGCGAACACCGGGCGAATTCGCCACCGCTCTCCGCGCCGCACAGACGGGACACTACTTCTTCACCACACTGCATGCCGAGGGCGATAAGGAAGCCATTTACCGCTTCCTGACCGCTTACCTCATGGCTTCCAACGAGCCGGCAGAGCTTGCGCTGCGCAACATTTGCAGTGCGGTCAAGTTCGTCATCTTCCAGGAGAAGCTGGCGGATGGCACCCGGAAAGTCACCTCCATCTCGGAGGTCATCGGCTCTAATGGGCTCGAGCCGATTGTGAACCCGATTTACAAATTCATTTCGGAGGATGTGCTGGAGGAAGAAGGAACCCACAAGGTGCTGAAGATCGTCGGCCGCCACAAGCGGGTCGGAATGCTCTCCGAGAAGGTGCAGCAGACGATGCTGAAGGCCGGGATCAAGCGCAGCCGGTTCGACTTCCTGACCGTACCTCCGAGCGATGATGAAGTGGAAGGATATGCGCTCCATGAGTACAACTTTAGCCATTAGTCTGGCGCTCGGAATAGCCGCCTTTGTCGTTGTGAATGCCATGTTCGAGGTTAGGTTCTTTCAAGGAACAGGACGCTTCTTCCTGAACCTGCTGGACACGCTGGCCGAGCACCTGGGCAAATACAATACAAAGCGGTATGTCGAGCGCATTAAGCGGGAGCGGATTGTGAAGCGCAAGGAGAACATCTATGCCAAGTACAACCGGATGGTGGAAGAGCTGATTATCGACT from Paenibacillus sp. CAA11 encodes:
- a CDS encoding CpaF family protein, translated to MLTRAKISDMQQKVSHQVTPGSSEQDMEELKNKYTTISFEEALELCQKYISKIATHAFRRENDPARKRELTKSYIFEFVDSQRPTVEGYYDLQSLKSALIDEITHYGPITRAMEDPSIDEIRINGPEQIFVETGGRSLPWDHHFSDREHLERIISKLVGVSKVRLTPKIPMVNARTIEGYRVNATHADISPYDMPAVVIRKFSKKSITPEMMIRNESFSVNMFRLLSLIPKSDLSWITVGPTGSGKTTLNEVLVKEINPLSRIITIENPSEMRLLRREGNEVHGRVINDVLQYESVPDDDDSSPATMENLLINAMRQSPHWIGPGELRTPGEFATALRAAQTGHYFFTTLHAEGDKEAIYRFLTAYLMASNEPAELALRNICSAVKFVIFQEKLADGTRKVTSISEVIGSNGLEPIVNPIYKFISEDVLEEEGTHKVLKIVGRHKRVGMLSEKVQQTMLKAGIKRSRFDFLTVPPSDDEVEGYALHEYNFSH